The Subtercola sp. PAMC28395 genome segment CTCGTGGACGGCCCCCTCGATCTGGAAGGCGCTTGTCGCGACGCCTACGACGAAGCCGGCAGGCAGTAGGCCGGCGAACGATTCGGCTTCGGCGCTCGACTGGTCGAGATCGCGGGCACGAGTGTGTGGCGAACGGCCGTTCAGGGCCGCCGCGCGGTCACGGGTTCGGCGGGGGTCGCCCTGCCGGGCATCCGGGCGCCCTGCGCCTGACCCGGCTGATGCACCTGACCGGCCTGCACCCGCACCTGCACCTGCTGCACCCGCTTCGGTGCCGCTCACTCGCCCAGCACGCGATCGAGGTAGGGGTTCGTGAAGAGCCGCGCCGGGTCGAGCTGGTCACGCAGTGCACAGAACTGCCCGAAGTGCGGGTACACCTCGGCCAGCGAGGCAGCGTCACGGTAGTGCATCTTGCCCCAGTGCGGCCGGCCGCTGTGCGCCATCATGATCTCCTCGACTGCCCGAAAGTATTCCGCGGGGTTGTCGCGATAGAAACGGTGCACTGCAATGTACCCCGTGTCGCGGCCCGATGCAGTCGACAGCCACAGGTCATCGCTGGCAGCAAAGCGGACTTCGACAGGAAACGAGATGCGCCAGCCACGACGATCGATGAGCTCGTCGATCTCGCGCAGCGCGGCGGGTACCTCTGCGGCGGGGATCGCATATTCCATCTCGACGAAGCGAACCGTGCGCCGGGTGGCGAAGACCCGAGCGGAGTGGTCGGTGAATTCGCGCGTGCCTGTCAGCTTCTCGGCGAGGCGGTTGACCCTCGGGATGACCGCTGGAAAACGGATTCCTGCCGTGCAGGTTGCCCTGAAGACCTGGTTGGCGACCAGTTCGTCGTCGAGAAACCGTTTCAGCGGCGCCAGCGGATGACGATCGGCCGACCCTGGCAGGCGCCTGTTGGTCTTCGTGAGGGCCGTGCTCGTGTGCGGGAACCAGTAGAACTCGAAGTGGTCGGCACTGGCGACACGGGCGGCCAGCTCATCGAGCACGTCGCCGAGTGGTTCGGCCTGCTCGACCGCGTGCAGCACGAATGCAGGCACACACTGGAGGGTCACCTCAACGAGCACACCCAGGCTTCCGAGCCCCAGTGCCACAGCCGGCAGGAGCTCGGCGTTCTCCGTCTCGTTCACGGTGAGCAACGAGCCGTCACCGATGACGAGCACCGCACCCACGACCTGGGTCGCGATGCCGCCGAACTGGGCACCCGTGCCGTGGGTTCCGGTCGAGATTGCCCCGCTGATCGTCTGCCGGTCGATGTCTCCCAGGTTGGCCATCGCCAGGCCGAACGGCTGCAGAAGCTTCGGAATCCGGTGCAGGTTCGTGCCGGCACCGAGGGTCACACGAAGTCGTGCCGCGTCGACCGAGATGAGCCCGGAGAGGGCTGAGATGTCGAGTTGCACGCCGGGGGCGACAGCGATGCCCGTGAAGCTGTGGCCGGCCCCGACGGGCTTGATCGTGAGACCAGACCGCCCAGCGGCGACCACCGCACGCTGTACCGCACCGACATTCGCCGGGCGCTCCACCCGCAGCGGCGTGACCTCCTCGGTTCGGCCCCAGTTGCGCCACTTCGCACCCGTGGCGCTCACAGGAAGGCCTTCCCTTCACCGCGATAGCTCGGCAGTTCCGCGACAACCGTGCTGTCTTCATGAGCATTCGTGTCATCGACCAGGGCAAAGGCATTCACGTGTTCAGAGAGCTCACCCGATTTGGTGTGGCGCAACCACACGCGATCGCCGATCCCAAGCACGCCCGCGGCGGCACCGGAGAGCGGCGTCTGCACCTCACCCGCCATCTCGCGGGCCTGCATCTCGAGGCCCAGCGGCCACGCGATCTCGGGCAGGCGGTCGGGCTGCGCGGGGCCGGAGGCGATCCAGCCACCACCCAGCAGCGTCGCCATGGCCGGGGTCGGCTTGCGCACCACTGACAGCGCGAAGGCTGCGGCCGGAGCCGGGCGGAACCTCGAATACGTGTCGAAGAGGTGCCCGCCGAACAACCCGCTGCCCGCCGCGATCTCGGTAACCGAGCTATCGGCCGAGGTGCTCTCGAGCGAGCCTGTTCCACCGCCGTTCACGAATTCGAGGTCGGCGACCTCGCGCACGGCCGCCACGACCGCGCCCCGCCTGTCGGCAAGTTCCGCGATCGATCGGTGCTGCATCCAGTCGAGCACGCGGGCCCGGGCCGGGTTGCCTCGGGGGCGGTTGCCGACCCCCGCGATCTGCGCCTCGTACCCCATCAAGCCCACCAGAGTGAAACCCGGCCTCGCGGCAATCGCCTGAGCAAGCACCCGGGCCTGGCCCGCAGTGAAGATCGGCGAGCGCCAGACCCCGATGTGTCCCAGGGGCCTGGTGACGAACGAGGTGTCGAGTTCGATGCACACCCGGATGCTCGCCCTGCCCGTCGGCGGCACAACACTGTCGACCAGATCGAGCTGGGCCACGTCATCGATCATCAGCGTGACGCGGGAGGCCAGCCGATCATCCGCTCCCAGTCGCGCGATCGCGCCGCGGTCGACGCTCGGGTACCCGACGACCACGTCATCGATCGTCTCGGCCAGCCACAGCGCTTCGGCCAGGGTGTACGCCAGAATGCCCGAATAGCCGGGCAACGCGAGCACCGCGTCGAGAACCTCACGTACCCGGACGGACTTGCTGGCGACGCGGATCGGCTTGCCGTTCGCGCGGTCGAGCATCGAGAACGCGTTGTGCGACAACGCTGTGAGGCTGAGGGCCGCCAGCGGAGTGTCGAGGTGCGCCGTGGCCGCGCTGAGGGCGCCCCAGTACTTCGCGGGTTGTTGCCAGGGCAAGTGATCGGTCTGGTGGTCACTCTGGTGGTCGCTCTGCTTGTCTCGGGGCCGGGTGAGGGAGAGGGGCATCAGCGAACCGACTTCACTCGGGCGACGGCAAGAGCACCGGCGAAGGCGAACAGGGCGGAGAGAACGAACAGGCCGGTGAAGCCTCCGAAGAGAGCGACGACCGCGGCGCCGAGCAGAGGCGAGAGCGCCTGGGGAACAGCGGTGGCGATGTTCATGATGCCGAGGTCTTTGCCACGGGTCACGGGGTCGGGCAGGACCTGGGTTGCGAGGGCCTGGTCGACGGCGAGAAAACAGCCGTAGCCGAGGCCGAGCATCCCTGCCGCCACCATGGCCGCCGGCAGCGCGGGCACGAAAGCGAGTATGAGGGCCGCGACTCCCTGTAACGCTGAGGCGACGAAGACGAAGCCCCGCCGGTTCTCGAGCCGGTCTGAGAGAGCTCCTGCGCCAAGCGCGGCCAGGATGACGAACACCATGTAGATGAGGGTGAGCACGACGAGATCGTTCTGGGCAGAACCGTCGTTCAGCCCGAACATCAGGAAGTACAGCAGCAGAGTGGTGCCCAGAGCGTTGCCGAAGTTGACCAGGACGCGGCTGAGCAGCGTCCAGCCGAAGTCCGGGAAGCGCTTCGGGCTGATCCAGAACCCGTCGACGAACTCACGGGCGGTGACCCGGGCTCGATCGGCGCGCGGTAACACGGCATCGGGCATCCAGAGACAGAACGGGAGCACAAGCAGCACCAGCGCCACCGCCACGGCGAGGTACCCGGAGAACTGCGAGACGAAGAGTGTCGTGACCAGTACCAGCCCGAGGATGATTCCGATCGCCTGCGGTGCAGAGAGCCAGCCAGACACGTAGCCGCGCTGATTGACCGGCACCTGGTCGGAGATCGTCGCCGTCAGCGAAGCGGTGAGCACGCAGAAGCCGACGATGGCGAGCGTCCAGAAGAAGCCGATGCCCAGCAGCGACTCCTGAATCCCGAGGAGCACGAGCGACGCGGCGAACAACAGAGTGCCACCGGCGATCCACGGGCGGCGGCGGCCGAACCGCGACGACGTTCGGTCAGAGAGAGCACCGGTCAGCGGAAAGACCAGGAGCGCAGCGACCCCGGCGATGCCGGAGATGATGCCGAACGCCACGACGCTGTCGACCCAGTACGAGGTGTGCAGCTGGTTCTCGACCTGCAGCGGCAGCAGAAGCTGGATCGGCGTGAGCTGCGCCATCCAGATTCCGAGCCAGGCTGCTGCGAAGAGGGCGATCCACCCGCCACCGACGCGTCGGGTGGGTTCGGTGAAGAGCCCGGTTATGGTGGCGCCGCTGAAGATTGAGTCGGGAGTCTGTGAACCCTCGCTCATGCTGCACCAGCCAACGCACCGAGCGAATCCGCGGCGAGATCGATGATGGCCAAGGCCGCAGCATCATCGCGGTTGACCAGCCAGCTGAGTGTGAGACCGTCTGTGATGACCACGAGAAAAGTCGCCAGCTCAGCTGTCGGCCGCGCCCAGGAGAGTCCGGTCGAACGGGCGGCCACATCGAGGGCCGATTCGGCGAGCGCGTAGTACCGGTCATACTGAGCCCGTGCGAGCGGTTCGAGCTCGGGCGATCGCATGGCGTATTGCGTGAGTTCGAACATTGCCTTCTCTCTGAGTGGATCGGCTTTCACCACCTCGAAGTACTGCATCAACCCGTGGCGAATCGTGTCTCTCATCGAAACACCACCGGGCGGCACACCAGACAGAACGGCCTCCTCACCCTGGATGACCCGGCTGACCAGCTCCGCGATGAGCTGGTCGCGCGATTCGAAGGCATAGTGAAAACTCGCCAGCGACACCCCGGCCTCGGCCACGATGGCGCGGGTCGTCGCCCCCGTGACCCCGAGCCGGGCGATCACGGCGAGAGCAGCGTCAAGAAGGAGCTCACGGCGATCGTTCACAGCAAGTCGGCCCACCAGATCACCTCTTCCCCGGGCAAGTGGGTCAGATGACCCAGTTGAGAGATTATGACCCACGGCGAATACGTTGTCCACTGTTGGTTCCGCGATCTGGTGCAGCGGCGCCCACTCCAGAATGGGTACCCATTAGTCGATGCAACCGCATGGGCCTTTGACATTGACGGTATTACCTTGCTAAATGGAAGAACGTGACTGTTCTGAAATCAAGCACCGAGGGGTTGGCGCCGGTGGTACCGGGGGCCGCTCATTCGCGAGTCCGGATTCTCGCGGCAACGCTCCTCGCCTTCACACTCACGCTCGGCTTCGCTCTTGCGTTCACGATCGTCGGGGCCGCGCAACCAGCGACGGCGGCGACCCCCAGCCCGACTCCGAGTCCCGCTCCGAGTTCGTCCTTCTCGCCGACATCAGCATCGACTCCCTCGCCCTCAGGGACCCCCTCGCCGACTCCGTCACCGACTCAACCGCCCATCCAGAGCCCCGCGATCTCGTCGCCGCGATCGGGCGCTCTTCTCGGCGGCCCGACCACAATCTCAGGCACCGCGGAGCCCGGCAGTAGCATCCAGGTGAGCAGCAGCACCCAGAGCGACCCACTCTGCATCGGCACGGCTACGAATGCCGGCAACTGGAGCTGTGCGGCCCCGACCCTCCCGAGCGGGCCGAACGTCACGATTCGCGTTGTGCAACTGGTTCCGGGTTACGACAACTCCAGCGATGCCGTGGCCGTGAACGTGCTGAATGCGCCGACCATCGCGTCAGGCTCCGGCACAGCGCTCACGACCGGCTTCGGCACCGTCAGGGGCACGGCATACCCCGGTGCGACAGTGACCGCCTCGGCCGGCTCGTACTCCTGCTCGTACGTCGCAGATGCCCTGGGCGGGTGGTCGTGCAATCTCGGTACCGATATTCCAAGCGGAACCTTGACCGCCCGGGCGACCCAGTCCACGTCATTCAGCGGCACGGACTCCGACCCGAGTGCTGCACTCACCATGCAGGTCGATTCCGATGCTCCGGCTGTACCCGTCGTGCTGACCCCGGCCGCGGGTGCCACGGTACAGTCGAACAGCGCCACGTTCACCGGCACGGGAGAGAACGGCGCACTGGTCACCGTGTTCGCCGGCGCGTTCGCCGCCTGCACTGCCACCGTCCAGAATACGAGCTGGTCGTGCACCTCCACGGGCGTGCCTGTGGGCAGCTCTGCCGTCTCTGCACTGCAGCAGGATGCTGCGGGTAACGTCGGGCCGGAGAGCGCCGGCCACAGCGTGGTCTTCGCCGCGCCGACACAGCCTGCAACCCCCGGCACAGCCCAGACGGGGGCCACTCCCACCGCGACAGCCCCCGGGTCGACGGGAACGACCCCGTCATCCGGGTCTGCGAGTTCTGGCGGCTCTGTTCCCGGCGCCTCGACAGCACCGGGAACGACAAGCCCCGGAGGCTCAGGCAGCAGCGTATCTCCGGCGCCCGCCACACCGGGTGCAGGAGCCCCAGGCCCGGGAGGCGCCACTCCTCCGCGTGGCGAGGCGGGTCGCAATTCGGGCACCTGGGCCGCTTCGACCCCGTTCAGCTCAGCTGTCTCGCCTGTCTTCTCGTCGTCTTCTCCCGTGAACTGGTGGCTCGGACTGGTGCTCGCGATTCTCCTGATCGCGTGTGTCGCGGCCCCGGCGAGGCTGGTGTTCGGGGCCATCTCGCAGTCCGGCAGGAGTTTCCGCGCGGGCAGCAATGGAGCTTCTCGCAGTGGTGACACCTCGCCCAACGGTGATGCGTCAGGTGACCGCCTTGGCCGTCTTGGCCTGACCGGCCGCAATCGCCCGCGAGACGGGTTCGACAGGGCTCCCGACCTCACTCTGAATCCGTGGATCCTTGCTGGTGCCGCCATCGTCGCCTCGGCGGCCATCGGCATGCTGTCCGGTCCCGTCGAGAGCCAGCCTGCGTACCTCCGCCTTCTGGCTGCCATGTGTGTTGCCAGCGCTGTGGTCAATATCGTCTCGGTGGTGACACCCACTCTGCTGGCCCGCCCCTTGTTGCGAACTCGCACCCGAATCAGTGACGGAATCGCGTTCGCGCCCCGATATCTGCTGATCGCGGCGGCGGCCAGCCTGTTCTCCCGGCTCCTGCACCTCGAACCCACATTTCTCTTCGGGCTGGTGGTGACACTGAGCGCAACAGGGTCGCTGGGCACTCGGATGCGGGCCCAGCGTGCTCTACTTCACATCGGTACCCTCCTTGTCCTGGGCTCTCTGGCGTGGGGAGTCGTCAGTCTGCTCCACCCCGAAACAGCGGTGACGACCTCCGTAGCCACCGCAACAGCCACAGCAACAGCAACAGCGACAGCCGGAGGAGCCTTCGTCGCCGAGGTATTCAACACCATCGTGCTCGGTTCGTTCGGCGCTGCCGCAGTCATGGTTCTGCCGTTCGGCAGCCTGAGCGGGCGATCCCTGCTGGCCTGGTCCAGGCCAGTCTGGCTGGCGACGGCACTCACCACGATGACGCTGTTCGGTGTGCTGCTCGCGGCGAATCTCGAGCACCTCGCCCACCTGCCCGTCGCTGTCGGCCTGCTGCTGACCATGATCGGCTTCGCGGCGGTGAGCGTATCGGTGTGGGCCTGGCTGAAGTTCGTAGCACCGGCCCTCAGATAGCCGGCGAAATGCCCCCTGACAGTGACGAGGCGACTTCAGGCCCTGGGGAACTGGATCCTCACTCGTGGTCAGCCAGGGCCGAACGCGCAAACATCGCCCTCACGTCGAACTTCTCGGGTTTTCGCCGCGGGCGCCTGCAGAACACTGCGCCTCTGCGTCTCCGGCAGTTGGGGGCCTTCAACTACTGGTGGCTCGCGCACGCGGTCCAGGCACGAGTCGATGCGTTCGACCGTACCGGCGACGGCGAATGGTTGCACCTGGCCGAGGCAACCTACCGCGCGCTGATCCAGCGCAATCGTGGGCGCCTGTTCAACGACTACTTCGATGACATGAGCTGGCTGGCGCTTGCTTCCTTGCGGCTTCACGCGGCCACGGGAGCGCAGCGCTACCTCGATGACGCCCAGGAGCTCTGGCGTCACATCGACCTACTGGGTCTCAACGATTCCTTCGGTCGCAGTGTCGCGTGGAGAAAGCAACAGCCCGACTACAAGAACGCACCGACGAACGGTAGCTTCGGCCTGGTTTCCGCCGGGCTGTACCGTGTCACCGGCGAAGCCGCCTACGCAGCCAGGGCCGATGACCTCTGTGGCTGGATCGAATCTCGACTTGTCGATCCACGAACCGGGATCGTCTTCGACGGGGTGGGCCGCACAGGTGACGGTGCCGTCGACTCCGGCTGGCGATTCT includes the following:
- a CDS encoding D-arabinono-1,4-lactone oxidase, with the protein product MSATGAKWRNWGRTEEVTPLRVERPANVGAVQRAVVAAGRSGLTIKPVGAGHSFTGIAVAPGVQLDISALSGLISVDAARLRVTLGAGTNLHRIPKLLQPFGLAMANLGDIDRQTISGAISTGTHGTGAQFGGIATQVVGAVLVIGDGSLLTVNETENAELLPAVALGLGSLGVLVEVTLQCVPAFVLHAVEQAEPLGDVLDELAARVASADHFEFYWFPHTSTALTKTNRRLPGSADRHPLAPLKRFLDDELVANQVFRATCTAGIRFPAVIPRVNRLAEKLTGTREFTDHSARVFATRRTVRFVEMEYAIPAAEVPAALREIDELIDRRGWRISFPVEVRFAASDDLWLSTASGRDTGYIAVHRFYRDNPAEYFRAVEEIMMAHSGRPHWGKMHYRDAASLAEVYPHFGQFCALRDQLDPARLFTNPYLDRVLGE
- a CDS encoding alanine racemase; the protein is MPLSLTRPRDKQSDHQSDHQTDHLPWQQPAKYWGALSAATAHLDTPLAALSLTALSHNAFSMLDRANGKPIRVASKSVRVREVLDAVLALPGYSGILAYTLAEALWLAETIDDVVVGYPSVDRGAIARLGADDRLASRVTLMIDDVAQLDLVDSVVPPTGRASIRVCIELDTSFVTRPLGHIGVWRSPIFTAGQARVLAQAIAARPGFTLVGLMGYEAQIAGVGNRPRGNPARARVLDWMQHRSIAELADRRGAVVAAVREVADLEFVNGGGTGSLESTSADSSVTEIAAGSGLFGGHLFDTYSRFRPAPAAAFALSVVRKPTPAMATLLGGGWIASGPAQPDRLPEIAWPLGLEMQAREMAGEVQTPLSGAAAGVLGIGDRVWLRHTKSGELSEHVNAFALVDDTNAHEDSTVVAELPSYRGEGKAFL
- a CDS encoding MFS transporter, whose translation is MSEGSQTPDSIFSGATITGLFTEPTRRVGGGWIALFAAAWLGIWMAQLTPIQLLLPLQVENQLHTSYWVDSVVAFGIISGIAGVAALLVFPLTGALSDRTSSRFGRRRPWIAGGTLLFAASLVLLGIQESLLGIGFFWTLAIVGFCVLTASLTATISDQVPVNQRGYVSGWLSAPQAIGIILGLVLVTTLFVSQFSGYLAVAVALVLLVLPFCLWMPDAVLPRADRARVTAREFVDGFWISPKRFPDFGWTLLSRVLVNFGNALGTTLLLYFLMFGLNDGSAQNDLVVLTLIYMVFVILAALGAGALSDRLENRRGFVFVASALQGVAALILAFVPALPAAMVAAGMLGLGYGCFLAVDQALATQVLPDPVTRGKDLGIMNIATAVPQALSPLLGAAVVALFGGFTGLFVLSALFAFAGALAVARVKSVR
- a CDS encoding TetR/AcrR family transcriptional regulator; protein product: MGRLAVNDRRELLLDAALAVIARLGVTGATTRAIVAEAGVSLASFHYAFESRDQLIAELVSRVIQGEEAVLSGVPPGGVSMRDTIRHGLMQYFEVVKADPLREKAMFELTQYAMRSPELEPLARAQYDRYYALAESALDVAARSTGLSWARPTAELATFLVVITDGLTLSWLVNRDDAAALAIIDLAADSLGALAGAA
- a CDS encoding glycoside hydrolase family 76 protein, whose translation is MPPDSDEATSGPGELDPHSWSARAERANIALTSNFSGFRRGRLQNTAPLRLRQLGAFNYWWLAHAVQARVDAFDRTGDGEWLHLAEATYRALIQRNRGRLFNDYFDDMSWLALASLRLHAATGAQRYLDDAQELWRHIDLLGLNDSFGRSVAWRKQQPDYKNAPTNGSFGLVSAGLYRVTGEAAYAARADDLCGWIESRLVDPRTGIVFDGVGRTGDGAVDSGWRFSYNQGLYLGLLVDSAERHHNPGLLKRAVLTAVSTIDQLAPNGVFALETTRPGERRGGDAGLFKGIFFRYLATLLLHLDPADRDARMLAAFVQRNADALWQNLSPTLLSGDDWQKPPGRTTYLSTQLSAVITLEAAARLEREGW